In one window of Camelina sativa cultivar DH55 chromosome 15, Cs, whole genome shotgun sequence DNA:
- the LOC104744247 gene encoding UPF0725 protein At3g44770 encodes MVLYGRLGVHWFNFEHNRNLKFIRIPKLNTGHPNAVSFYITVEVEDVDAAAAGASSPSSLTLQTLVSRLFFPLLDCMIQRCRIKPTTAIAEEPYLFFDHFRYDGVDAFYKGPMPTFLSGPPEEAADDQRFYVVPYEVIDQNDWLLLYAHFALFKVCEAESHSFLPEEMHLKKILMQTQVKPQDDDDDDDDDDEPMQTQVKPQDDDDEPMSSPILKSMNAIFHISFSVNCRDYTTVVRRTTDGLPGHMRLEVEVEPAKKHGD; translated from the exons ATGGTTCTCTACGGCCGGTTGGGAGTTCATTGGTTCAACTTTGAACACAATAGGAACTTGAAGTTCATTCGCATACCAAAATTGAATACCGGACATCCGAATGCTGTATCCTTCTATATTACTGTAGaggttgaagatgttgatgctgctgctgctggtgcTTCGTCTCCGTCTTCTCTCACTCTGCAAACTCTGGTCTCAAGactttttttcccccttttggATTGTATGATTCAACGCTGCAGAATCAAACCCAcaacag CGATAGCGGAAGAACCATATTTATTTTTCGACCACTTCAGGTATGATGGGGTAGATGCGTTTTACAAAGGACCTATGCCCACCTTTTTGTCGGGACCACCAGAAGAAGCAGCTGATGATCAGAGATTTTACGTGGTTCCGTACGAGGTCATTGATCAAAATGATTGGCTTCTTCTGTATGCCCACTTTGCACTTTTCAAAGTTTGCGAGGCTGAATCTCATTCTTTCCTGCCAGAGGAGATGCACTTGAAGAAGATACTTATGCAAACCCAAGTAAAGcctcaagatgatgatgatgatgatgatgatgatgatgagccgATGCAAACCCAAGTAAAGcctcaagatgatgatgatgagccgATGTCGTCTCCGATTCTCAAGTCTATGAATGCCATCTTCCACATAAGCTTCAGTGTCAACTGTCGCGACTACACAACCGTAGTAAGGAGAACTACAGATGGGTTACCAGGACATATGCGCCTCGAAGTCGAAGTCGAACCCGCTAAGAAACACGGAGATTGa
- the LOC104744248 gene encoding uncharacterized protein LOC104744248: MFCFEFNNADKLRILRSQIAPFQSNRVRLKTLFLSAQSSFLKGKSKERTVDYHRVEAQRLILQQKSFQAEAVFTEPSGDDESLQNENVNQVNGNPNACWNV, from the exons ATGTTCTGTTTTGAGTTTAATAACGCAGATAAACTGAGAATTTTGAGAAGTCAAATTGCTCCTTTTCAATCCAACAGAGTTCGGttaaaaaccctttttttgTCTGCTCAGTCCAGTTTCTTGAAag gaaaaagcaaagaaagaacaGTGGATTATCATAGGGTGGAGGCTCAACGCTT GATATTGCAGCAAAAATCTTTCCAAGCAGAAGCTGTCTTCACGGAACCTTCAGGTGATGATGAGTCTTTGCAGAATGAGAATGTCAATCAAGTcaatggcaatccaaatgcttGCTGGAATGTGTAA
- the LOC104744250 gene encoding inactive serine/threonine-protein kinase/endoribonuclease IRE1-like has product MAFSTSYKTAQRDWYKVQDTKLLVSHDVVEKGHEFESLLGFYDPGKKLMVKRMARSDENKERMQREYTNLEAFQKHPNILEWVTFDEDDSFLYLSQERWSFSLEELVKYFRSSQHTQSPQQPPEHLDTYIKNTGMILDKPSIGRVMLDLMEQVASGLKHLQKIGYVHRDLNPKNIVIVCGTEFMTAKIANFCTAQDSNMPSPHKHKTISHYHTGFQPQEQIKNNEQRKPFETSQGTSKPKKPSPETKDADLFSFGCILFYSLTLGKTIHPNHFQDVRALIRLIRNQYSHFRELSTNIQIQALYKGTLEGMEEYYSGIFPGLLTTVYKEVWLVMRKPVAGYEEFLREYYY; this is encoded by the exons ATGGCTTTCTCAACGTCTTACAAAACAGCACAAAGAGATTGGTATAAGGTTCAGGATACGAAGCTTCTTGTTTCGCATGATGTAGTGGAAAAAGGCCACGAGTTTGAGTCACTCTTAGGTTTTTATGACCCTGGGAAGAAATTAATGGTGAAGCGGATGGCGAGATCTGATGAGAACAAAGAAAGAATGCAGAGAGAATACACAAATTTGGAAGCCTTCCAAAAACATCCTAACATTCTCGAGTGGGTTACTTTTGATGAAGATGACAGTTTTCTGTATTTGTCTCAAGAGCGATGGAGTTTCAGCTTAGAGGAGCTGGTGAAATACTTTCGCAGCAGTCAACACACACAAAGTCCACAACAACCTCCAGAACATCTTGATACATATATCAAGAATACGGGTATGATTCTAGACAAACCTTCTATTGGTCGTGTCATGTTGGATTTGATGGAACAAGTTGCTAGTGGTTTGAAGCATCTTCAAAAGATAGGGTATGTTCATCGAGATTTGAACCCCAAAAATATAGTCATAGTGTGTGGAACGGAATTTATGACTGCAAAGATTGCCAACTTCTGCACCGCCCAAGATAGCAACATGCCATCTCCGcataaacacaaaacaataa GCCATTATCACACGGGTTTTCAACCTCAAGAACAGATAAAAAACAATGAACAGAGGAAGCCGTTTGAGACTAGTCAAGGGACATCCAAGCCTAAGAAACCTTCTCCAGAAACTAAAGATGCAGACTTGTTTAGTTTTGGTTGTATACTGTTCTACTCTTTAACTCTAG GAAAAACAATCCATCCAAACCATTTTCAAGATGTTCGTGCATTGATTAGGTTGATTAGAAACCAGTATAGTCACTTCCGTGAACTATCTACAAACATCCAGATCCAG GCACTTTATAAGGGGACACTTGAAGGAATGGAGGAATATTACAGTGGGATATTTCCTGGATTGCTGACGACTGTCTATAAGGAAGTCTGGTTAGTAATGCGTAAGCCTGTAGCAGGTTATGaagagtttttgagagagtACTATTATTGA